The Zalophus californianus isolate mZalCal1 chromosome 7, mZalCal1.pri.v2, whole genome shotgun sequence genome includes a region encoding these proteins:
- the LOC113926729 gene encoding testis-specific Y-encoded-like protein 1, translated as MSGLAGAERSLFPQTGSLTIPDHAPGDLDADQCLKLREETEVSQVMAEPGAGSLNTVALPPPQLPEERGAFHAPAGCGRPAQIRGGGNRGFAATEAGQAEAPPLTEGLEAVSVSVATDNSLKNGCQSGEPRGPGGEKPERPGSGMLAEVKAKALEPEKCAIFSVAVDEEVVKEGVKEEEEVVVEQKMEIEKQVGEETEMIEENRVVEEGQEEAGPRPLNMDLRMNPLEAIQLELDTVNAQADRAFQQLEHKFGRMRRHYLERRNYIIQNIPGFWVTAFRNHPQLSPMIRGQDAEMLRYITNLEVKELRHPRTGCKFKFFFRRNPYFRNKLIVKEYEVRASGRVVSLSTPIIWRRGHEPQSFIRRSQDVVCNFFTWFSDHSLPESDKIAEIIKEDLWPNPLQYYLLREGVRRARRRPIREPVEIPRPFGFQSG; from the coding sequence ATGAGCGGCCTGGCTGGGGCTGAGAGGTCCCTTTTCCCCCAAACCGGCAGTCTCACGATTCCCGACCATGCCCCAGGAGACCTGGACGCAGACCAGTGCCTGAAGCTCCGTGAGGAAACCGAGGTGTCGCAGGTGATGGCGGAGCCGGGTGCGGGAAGCTTGAACACGGTCGCGCTCCCACCGCCTCAGCTTCCAGAAGAGCGGGGAGCCTTCCACGCCCCCGCGGGCTGTGGCCGCCCTGCCCAGATCCGAGGCGGTGGGAATCGCGGTTTCGCAGCGACCGAAGCGGGGCAGGCGGAGGCTCCGCCTCTCACGGAAGGCCTGGAAGCTGTGTCGGTGTCCGTGGCAACGGACAACAGCCTGAAAAATGGCTGTCAGAGTGGAGAGCCGCGCGGCCCAGGTGGGGAGAAGCCAGAGAGGCCGGGGTCTGGGATGTTGGCAGAGGTGAAGGCCAAGGCCCTGGAACCTGAGAAGTGCGCCATTTTCTCCGTAGCAGTGGATGAGGAGGTGGTGAAGGAAGgagtgaaggaggaggaggaagtggtggtGGAGCAGAAGATGGAGATAGAGAAGCAAGtaggtgaagaaacagaaatgattgAAGAAAATAGAGTGGtagaggaggggcaggaagaagcaGGGCCCCGACCCTTGAATATGGATCTCCGCATGAACCCCCTGGAAGCCATCCAGTTGGAACTGGACACTGTGAATGCTCAGGCTGACAGGGCCTTTCAGCAACTGGAGCATAAATTTGGGCGGATGCGTCGTCACTACCTGGAGAGGAGAAACTACATCATTCAGAATATCCCGGGCTTCTGGGTCACTGCCTTTCGGAACCACCCCCAGTTGTCCCCCATGATTAGGGGCCAAGATGCAGAGATGTTAAGATACATAACCAATTTGGAGGTAAAGGAGCTCAGGCACCCTAGAACTGGCTGCAAATTCAAGTTCTTCTTTCGAAGAAACCCTTACTTCAGAAACAAGCTTATTGTCAAAGAATATGAGGTCAGAGCCTCTGGCCGAGTGGTGTCTCTTTCCACTCCAATCATATGGCGCCGGGGCCATGAACCCCAGTCCTTCATTCGCAGGAGCCAAGATGTCGTCTGCAATTTCTTCACCTGGTTTTCAGACCACAGCCTTCCAGAGTCTGACAAGATTGCTGAAATTATCAAAGAGGATTTGTGGCCAAATCCACTGCAATATTACCTGTTGCGTGAAGGAGTCCGTAGAGCCAGACGTCGCCCCATAAGAGAGCCAGTAGAGATCCCCAGGCCCTTTGGATTCCAGTCTGGTTAA